In the genome of Nocardia terpenica, one region contains:
- the orn gene encoding oligoribonuclease, which translates to MVWMDCEMTGLRLDSDKLIEVAALVTDSDLNVLGEGVDIVIHADDAALAAMPPVVQEMHAKSGLTDEVRRSTVTMAEAERQVLDYVKQYVPTPRTVPLAGNSIATDRGFLARDMPALDAHLHYRMIDVSSIKELCRRWYPRIYFGQPEKGLSHRALSDIRESIRELRYYRRTAFVAAPGPSTAEIAAVAAALTEPPNSTDTPGEGAD; encoded by the coding sequence ATGGTGTGGATGGATTGCGAGATGACCGGCCTCCGGCTGGACAGCGACAAGCTGATCGAGGTGGCGGCGCTCGTCACCGACAGCGACCTCAATGTCCTGGGAGAAGGCGTGGACATCGTCATTCATGCCGATGATGCCGCGCTCGCCGCGATGCCGCCGGTGGTTCAGGAGATGCACGCGAAATCCGGGCTGACCGACGAGGTGCGCCGCTCCACCGTCACCATGGCCGAGGCCGAGCGGCAGGTCCTCGACTACGTCAAGCAGTATGTGCCGACCCCGCGCACGGTCCCGCTGGCGGGTAATTCGATAGCCACCGATCGCGGCTTCCTGGCCCGCGACATGCCCGCCCTCGACGCCCACCTGCACTACCGCATGATCGATGTGAGCTCGATCAAGGAGCTGTGCCGCCGCTGGTACCCCCGCATCTACTTCGGTCAGCCCGAGAAGGGTCTGTCCCACCGCGCGCTCAGCGACATCCGCGAGTCGATCCGCGAACTCCGCTACTACCGCCGCACCGCCTTCGTCGCCGCCCCCGGCCCCTCCACCGCCGAGATCGCCGCCGTCGCCGCCGCGCTCACCGAGCCCCCGAACAGCACCGATACCCCAGGTGAGGGCGCCGATTAG